One Solanum pennellii chromosome 9, SPENNV200 DNA segment encodes these proteins:
- the LOC107031125 gene encoding probable protein phosphatase 2C 38 gives MVKPCWKPSVEGDGGLGRGGDTRGRVDGLMWYKDLGVHVNGEFSMAIIQANNLMEDQSQLESGPLSCLESGPYGTFVGVYDGHGGPETSCFVNKTLFSNLKKFATEHQEMSADVIKKAFLKTDEEFLSLVKQQWFEKPQLASVGSCCLAGVICNGLLYVANAGDSRVVLGRAETAARGVTAIQLSMEHNANNESVRDELRSLHPQDSQIVLLKHKVWRVKGIIQVSRSIGDAYLKRAEFNQAPLLPKFRLPESFSKPILSAEPSIFIHRLTSKDQFLIFGSDGLWEHLSNQEAVDIVHSQPRNGIARRLIKAALRVAAKKREMRYSDLKKIERGVRRHFHDDISVVVVFLDSYSMNRSSSHVPILSIRGGGMPASPKR, from the exons atggtTAAACCTTGCTGGAAACCTTCTGTTGAGGGGGATGGTGGTTTAGGGAGGGGTGGGGATACTAGGGGTAGGGTTGATGGTTTAATGTGGTATAAGGATTTGGGGGTTCAtgtaaatggtgaattttcaaTGGCAATAATACAAGCTAATAATTTAATGGAGGATCAGAGCCAGCTTGAATCAGGGCCATTGAGTTGTCTTGAATCAGGTCCTTATGGAACATTTGTTGGAGTTTATGATGGACATGGAGGACCGGAGACGTCCTGTTTCGTAAACAAGACCTTGTTCTCCAATCTTAAGA AATTTGCAACGGAGCATCAAGAAATGTCTGCAGATGTCATAAAAAAAGCTTTCTTGAAAACGGATGAGGAGTTTTTGTCGCTTGTGAAGCAGCAATGGTTTGAGAAGCCACAACTTGCATCGGTGGGATCTTGTTGTTTGGCAGGCGTAATCTGCAATGGACTACTATATGTTGCCAATGCCGGAGATTCACGTGTGGTGTTAGGTAGAGCAGAAACAGCTGCAAGGGGTGTGACTGCTATTCAATTGTCAATGGAGCACAATGCTAATAATGAGTCTGTGAGAGATGAGCTTAGATCATTGCATCCCCAGGATTCACAGATTGTGCTTCTCAAACACAAAGTTTGGCGCGTGAAGGGTATCATACAG GTTTCGAGGTCAATTGGTGATGCCTATCTTAAGAGGGCAGAGTTCAATCAGGCACCCCTGCTGCCCAAGTTTAGATTGCCCGAATCCTTCTCTAAGCCGATCCTCAGTGCGGAACCATCAATTTTCATTCATAGATTGACTTCCAAAGATCAGTTCCTCATATTTGGTTCAGATGGTCTCTGGGAACATCTTAGCAACCAGGAGGCTGTTGATATAGTCCACAGTCAACCCCGCAAC GGGATTGCCCGGAGATTAATCAAAGCTGCTCTCCGAGTAGCAGCTAAGAAAAGAGAGATGAGATATTCAGACCTGAAAAAGATCGAACGAGGTGTAAGGAGGCATTTCCACGATGATATCTCGGTTGTTGTTGTGTTTCTGGATTCTTATTCCATGAATAGAAGCTCGTCTCACGTACCGATACTTTCCATTAGAGGAGGCGGTATGCCTGCTTCTCCCAAACGATAG
- the LOC107031126 gene encoding protein MODIFIER OF SNC1 11-like, with translation MTTTAAQLPENPIKTLIQSPDPNPTAVSEAPTHDSATDSLKSPPSDGVKDQAKLDKAADGGGGGGKDTDIQKKMKRAERFGMTVQLSEEEKRNTRAERFGTSAPQGSDASKKAEEQKRKARAERFGLSQSDSTDEDAKKKARLARFAPPAKADPVEEDKRKARALRFSQSKSGSQSQENGKEKTEQETVAVEKAGGGT, from the exons ATGACTACGACGGCGGCGCAGCTTCCTGAAAACCCTATCAAAACCCTAATTCAGTCACCGGATCCAAATCCGACCGCCGTTTCTGAAGCTCCGACTCATGATTCCGCAACTGACTCATTGAAATCGCCACCGTCTGATGGAGTTAAGGACCAAGCGAAGTTGGATAAGGCGGCGGATGGAGGCGGCGGCGGCGGTAAGGATACTGATATACAGAAAAAGATGAAGCGAGCAGAGAGGTTTGGAATGACGGTTCAGCTTTCGGAAGAGGAGAAGCGAAACACTCGGGCTGAGAG GTTTGGCACATCTGCACCTCAGGGTTCAGATGCTTCAAAGAAAGCTGAAGAGCAGAAGAGGAAAGCTAGGGCTGAGAG GTTTGGGCTTAGCCAATCTGATAGTACTGATGAGGATGCTAAGAAGAAAGCTAGGCTGGCAAGGTTCGCACCTCCTGCGAAGGCTGATCCTGTGGAGGAAGATAAAAGGAAAGCTAGGGCCCTCAG GTTTTCACAGTCCAAGTCTGGTTCCCAATCACAAGAGAACGGCAAAGAAAAAACTGAGCAG GAGACTGTTGCGGTGGAGAAGGCTGGAGGAGGAACATGA